In Physeter macrocephalus isolate SW-GA chromosome 2, ASM283717v5, whole genome shotgun sequence, a single window of DNA contains:
- the LOC102996722 gene encoding LOW QUALITY PROTEIN: kelch repeat and BTB domain-containing protein 4-like (The sequence of the model RefSeq protein was modified relative to this genomic sequence to represent the inferred CDS: inserted 1 base in 1 codon) translates to MESPEEPGASMDENYFVNYTFKDRSHSGRVAQGIMKLCLEEELFADVTFSVEGQEFQLHRLVLSAQSCFFRSMFTSNLKKAHNQVIVLQDVSESVFQLLVDYIYHGTVKLRAEELQEIYEVSDMYQLTSLFEECSRFLARTVQVGNCLQVMWLADRHSDPELYTAAKHCAKAHLAQLQSTEEFLHLPHHLLTDIISDGVPCSQNPTEAIEAWINFNKEEREAFSESLRTSLXEDDSISVNGQNSSCHQITAACKHGEDLYVVGGSIPRRMWKCNNATVDWEWCAPLPRDRLQHTLVSVPGKDAIYSLGGKTLQDTLSNAVIYYRVGDNVWTETTQLEVAVSGAAGANLNGIIYLLGGQENDLDFFTKLSQLIQCFDTETDKCDVKPYVLPFAGRMHAAVHKDLVFIVAEGDSLVCYNPLLDSFTRLFLPEAWSSAPSLWKIASCNGSIYVFRDRYKKGDANTYKLDPATSAVTVTRGIKVLLTNLQFVLA, encoded by the exons ATGGAATCACCAGAGGAGCCTGGAGCATCCATGGATGAGAACTACTTTGTGAACTACACTTTCAAAGATAGGTCACACTCAGGCCGTGTGGCTCAAGGCATCATGAAACTGTGTTTGGAGGAAGAGCTCTTTGCTGATGTCACCTTTTCAGTGGAAGGCCAGGAGTTTCAGCTCCACCGATTGGTCCTCTCAGCTCAGAGTTGCTTCTTCCGGTCCATGTTCACTTCCAACCTGAAGAAGGCCCACAACCAGGTAATTGTGCTGCAGGATGTCAGCGAGTCTGTTTTCCAGCTCCTGGTTGATTATATCTACCATGGGACTGTGAAACTTCGAGCTGAGGAGCTGCAGGAAATTTATGAGGTGTCAGACATGTATCAGCTGACATCTCTCTTTGAGGAGTGTTCTCGGTTTTTGGCCCGCACAGTGCAAGTGGGCAACTGCCTTCAAGTGATGTGGCTGGCAGATCGACACAGTGATCCTGAGCTCTACACTgctgccaagcactgtgccaagGCCCACCTGGCCcagctgcagagcacagaggaatttcTCCACTTGCCCCACCATCTACTCACTGATATCATCTCTGATGGAGTTCCATGTTCCCAGAACCCAACAGAGGCAATAGAAGCCTGGatcaattttaataaagaagaaagagaggctTTTTCAGAGTCGCTCAGGACTAGCT AAGAAGATGACTCCATCAGTGTAAATGGCCAAAATAGCTCGTGCCACCAGATCACTGCAGCCTGCAAGCATGGCGAAGACTTGTACGTGGTGGGAGGGTCCATCCCACGGCGCATGTGGAAGTGCAACAATGCCACTGTGGACTGGGAATGGTGTGCGCCTTTGCCCCGTGACCGACTCCAGCACACCCTGGTGTCTGTGCCCGGAAAAGATGCCATATATTCACTGGGTGGCAAGACACTGCAGGATACCCTCTCCAACGCAGTTATCTATTATCGGGTAGGTGATAACGTCTGGACTGAGACAACCCAGTTAGAGGTGGCTGTGTCAGGGGCCGCTGGTGCCAACCTCAACGGGATCATCTACTTACTAGGGGGGCAGGAGAATGACCTGGACTTCTTTACCAAACTGTCCCAACTCATCCAGTGCtttgacacagagacagacaagtGTGACGTGAAACCCTATGTGCTGCCCTTCGCTGGCCGCATGCACGCAGCTGTGCATAAGGATCTGGTGTTCATCGTGGCTGAAGGGGACTCCCTGGTGTGCTACAATCCCCTGCTAGACAGCTTTACCCGGCTTTTCCTTCCTGAGGCCTGGAGCTCTGCCCCATCCCTCTGGAAGATCGCCAGCTGTAATGGGAGCATCTATGTTTTTCGGGACCGATATAAAAAGGGGGATGCCAACACCTACAAGCTTGATCCTGCCACTTCGGCTGTAACTGTCACTAGAGGCATTAAGGTGCTGCTTACCAATTTGCAGTTTGTGTTGGCCTAA